From Oryza sativa Japonica Group chromosome 4, ASM3414082v1, one genomic window encodes:
- the LOC4336971 gene encoding zinc transporter 3 isoform X1 yields MGAKKHTLQVLPWLLLFAQHTAASACDCANTTDGADRQGAMKLKLIAIASILAAGAAGVLVPVIGRSMAALRPDGDIFFAVKAFAAGVILATGMVHILPAAFDALTSPCLKRGGGDRNPFPFAGLVSMSAAVSTMVVDSLAAGYYHRSQFRKARPVDNINVHKHAGDERAEHAQHINAHTHGGHTHSHGDIVVCGSPEEGSVAESIRHKVLELGILVHSVIIGVSLGASVRPSTIRPLVGALSFHQFFEGVGLGGCIVQANFKVRATVIMAIFFSLTAPVGIVLGIAISSSYNVHSSTAFVVEGVFNSASAGILIYMSLVDLLATDFNNPKLQINTKLQLMAYLALFLGAGLMSMLAIWA; encoded by the exons ATGGGAGCCAAGAAGCATACCTTGCAAGTGCTTCCATGGCTACTGCTCTTTGCGCAGCACACTGCAGCCAGTGCCTGCGACTGTGCTAACACCACAGACGGGGCAGACAGACAGGGTGCAATGAAGCTAAAGCTCATTGCCATTGCATCCATCCTTGCAGCTGGGGCGGCTGGTGTCTTGGTGCCAGTGATTGGCCGCTCCATGGCTGCGCTGCGCCCTGATGGTGACATCTTCTTTGCTGTCAAGGCATTTGCAGCCGGCGTCATCCTTGCCACTGGCATGGTGCACATTCTTCCAGCGGCGTTTGATGCGCTCACATCTCCATGCCTCAAAAGGGGTGGTGGGGATAGGAATCCCTTCCCCTTTGCGGGCCTTGTTTCAATGTCTGCTGCAGTGTCCACAATGGTGGTGGACTCATTGGCTGCTGGATACTATCACCGGTCTCAATTCAGGAAGGCACGCCCAGTTGACAACATCAACGTACACAAGCATGCTGGAGACGAGAGGGCTGAACATGCACAACACATAAATGCGCACACACATGGAGGACATACACATTCACATGGTGATATAGTGGTCTGTGGCTCACCAGAGGAGGGTTCAGTAGCTGAATCAATTCGACATAAG GTTCTTGAGCTGGGAATCTTGGTGCATTCAGTTATCATTGGAGTATCCTTAGGTGCATCTGTGAGGCCATCTACTATCAGGCCACTAGTTGGTGCCCTCAGCTTCCACCAGTTCTTTGAAGGTGTAGGTTTGGGTGGTTGCATTGTTCAG GCTAATTTTAAGGTAAGGGCAACCGTCATTATGGCAATATTTTTCTCCCTGACTGCACCTGTGGGCATCGTGCTAGGAATTGCAATTTCATCGAGCTACAATGTGCATAGCTCAACTGCCTTCGTCGTTGAAGGAGTCTTCAACTCAGCCTCAGCAGGAATTTTGATCTACATGTCCCTAGTTGACCTTCTAGCAACAGATTTCAATAACCCGAAGCTACAGATTAATACAAAGCTTCAGCTCATGGCATACCTTGCACTTTTCCTAGGTGCTGGACTGATGTCAATGCTTGCCATATGGGCATAG
- the LOC4336976 gene encoding small ribosomal subunit protein uS17, protein MAEQTEKAFLKQPKVFLSSKKSGKGKKPGKGGNRFWKSIGLGFKTPREAIEGTYIDKKCPFTGTVSIRGRIIAGTCHSAKMNRTIIVRRNYLHFVKKYQRYEKRHSNIPAHVSPCFRVKEGDHVIIGQCRPLSKTVRFNVLKVIPAGSTGGSGGKKAFTAA, encoded by the exons ATGGCTGAGCAG ACTGAGAAGGCATTCCTGAAGCAGCCAAAGGTTTTCCTCAG CTCAAAGAAGTCTGGCAAGGGTAAGAAGCCAGGTAAGGGTGGCAACCGTTTCTGGAAGAGCATTGGCCTTGGCTTCAAGACTCCCAGGGAAGCAATTGAAG GGACATACATTGATAAGAAGTGCCCATTCACTGGAACTGTTTCTATCAGAGGCAGAATCATTGCTGGAACATGCCATAGTGCTAAGATGAACAGGACTATCATTGTTCGCAGGAACTACCTCCACTTTGTGAAGAAATATCAGAG GTATGAGAAGAGGCATTCCAACATTCCGGCTCACGTCTCCCCATGCTTCCGTGTCAAGGAAGGTGACCATGTCATCATTGGCCAGTGCAG GCCGCTGTCGAAAACTGTGAGGTTCAACGTCCTGAAGGTCATCCCAGCTGGATccaccggcggcagcggtggcaagAAGGCCTTTACCGCAGCCTGA
- the LOC4336972 gene encoding polygalacturonase QRT3 produces MKNMEAARRGRRGRQGGGLLLVVLAALLLLLLALARGASAWAHGGLAGGAGAGAGERRYMDLAMRRMESVRSSFVARRELATSTAASSSRVYHVTDYGADPTGGADATAAINSAIADAFRRPSNATMTGGIPDLGGAEIHLDGGSYLLKGPLSLPASGGGNLKIHSGSLRAADDFPTDRYLIELSAKAAGGGGGSSPAMSYYYEYVTLRDLMLDCNYRGGGVRVVDSLRVGVDNCYVVHFATDGVAVSGGHETFVRNTFLGQHMTAGGDPGERSFTGTGIRLDGNDNSVSDVVVFSAATGIMVTGGANAISGVHCYNKATGFGGAGIYLKVPGLTQTWITNCYMDYTGIVAEDPVLLHVSGSFFLGDANVVLKAVNGVARGVQIVGNLFNGRGKGVDIVELDGEFATVEQVYVAQNAATGMTVRSTTARAAAEGNGSSWTVDFSPVLLFPDRIGHVQYSLAAGDAFPGHALRNVSGNRVVIATDAAVSATVHVLVDQNSS; encoded by the exons atgaAGAACATGGAGGCtgcaagaagaggaagaagaggaaggcaAGGTGGTGGTTTGCTGCTGGTGGTTCTTGCCGCTCTTCTGCTTCTTCTCCTTGCattggcgcgcggcgcgagcgcGTGGGCCCACGgcgggctcgccggcggcgccggcgccggcgccggcgagcggcggtacATGGATCTCGCGATGAGGAGGATGGAGAGCGTCAGATCTTCCTTCGTCGCGAGGAGGGAATTAGCAACG TCtacggcggcgagctcgtcgcGGGTGTACCACGTGACGGACTACGGCGCCGACCCgaccggcggcgccgacgcgacggcggcgatcaaCAGCGCCATCGCCGACGCGTTCCGCCGCCCCTCCAACGCCACCATGACCGGCGGCATCCCcgacctcggcggcgccgaGATCCACCTCGACGGCGGCTCCTACCTCCTCAAgggccccctctccctccccgccTCCGGCGGCGGTAACTTGAAG ATTCACAGCGGGTCGCTGCGGGCGGCGGACGACTTCCCGACGGACCGGTATTTGATCGAGCTGTCGGcgaaggcggccggcggtggcggggggagctcgccggcgatgaGCTACTACTACGAGTACGTGACGCTGCGCGACCTGATGCTGGACTGCAactaccgcggcggcggcgtgcgggtgGTGGACTCGCTCCGCGTCGGCGTCGACAACTGCTACGTCGTCCACTTCGCGACGGACGGCGTCGCGGTGAGCGGCGGCCACGAGACGTTCGTCCGGAACACCTTCCTCGGCCAGCACAtgaccgccggcggcgaccccgGCGAGAGGTCGTTCACGGGCACCGGGATCCGCCTCGACGGCAACGACAACTCCGTCTCCGACGTGGTGGTGTTCTCGGCGGCGACCGGGATCATGGTCACCGGAGGCGCCAACGCCATCTCCGGCGTGCACTGCTACAACAAGGCGACCGGGTTCGGCGGCGCGGGCATCTACCTCAAGGTGCCCGGGCTGACGCAGACGTGGATCACCAACTGCTACATGGACTACACCGGCATCGTCGCCGAGGACCCCGTGCTGCTCCACGTCTCGGGCtccttcttcctcggcgacgcCAACGTCGTGCTCAAGGCCGTCAATGGCGTGGCGAGGGGGGTGCAGATCGTCGGCAACCTGTTCAacgggagggggaagggggtgGACATCgtggagctcgacggcgagTTCGCGACGGTGGAGCAGGTGTACGTGGCGCAGAACGCGGCGACGGGGATGACGGTGaggtcgacgacggcgcgcgccgcggcggaggggaACGGGAGCTCGTGGACGGTGGACTTCTCGCCGGTGCTGCTGTTCCCGGACCGGATCGGGCACGTGCAGtactcgctcgccgccggcgacgcgttCCCGGGCCACGCTCTCCGGAACGTCTCCGGCAACCGCGTCGTCatcgccaccgacgccgccgtgtccgccacCGTGCACGTGCTCGTCGACCAGAACAGCAGCTGA
- the LOC4336974 gene encoding uncharacterized protein isoform X1 codes for MWTVRSRRSVDPGRPCGAIGGERGDLSPLGCSFALFRLRRRSPPVAASPRRPRRRRRGAESGDPSRNSGDPFHFVLVRSVLYSLCCGDNGESAALAFHSALLRRGLAAIAFSDRRRWRGRRGGAASQGYEDGVGGAAGARPLRPRASRERPPRALEEKRDISRSGPTSLAFFWNSCCTSSGNCVNLLCTFTPNIVTRCIEPSLQCTCTSSAHIPLYLYPFLNTTSKTRPFEYLRLTSLGVIGALVKVDDTEVISFLLQTEIIPLCLRTMEMGSELSKTVATFIVQKILLDDVGLRYICATAERFFAVGSVLANMVVSLAEQPSTRLLKHIIRCYLRLSDNSRACAALQTCLPDMLKDGTFNNCLRDDPTTRRWLQQLLLNVTGAGMGAAPQPGLDHMMGI; via the exons ATGTGGACCGTCCGATCGCGGCGATCGGTTGATCCTGGCCGTCCGTGTGGCGCCATAGGGGGCGAGAGAGGGgatctctctcccctcggctGCAGTTTCGCATTATTCCGACTTCGCCGTCGTTCTCCTCCCGTCGCGGCGAgcccacggcggccgcggcgccgccggagaggaGCGGAGAGTGGTGATCCGTCGCGGAATTCGGGTGATCCCTTCCATTTCGTCCTAGTTCGCTCCGTGCTGTATAGCCT TTGCTGTGGGGATAATGGCGAATCTGCAGCCCTCGCTTTCCATTCCGCCCTCCTTCGCCGgggcctcgccgccatcgccttctccgatcggcggcggtggcgtgggcgGCGGGGTGGGGCAGCCAGCCAAGGATATGAAGATGGCGTCGGCGGAGCAGCTGGTGCTCGACCTCTGCGACCCCGAGCTTCGCGAGAACGCCCTCCTCGAGCTCTCGAAG AAAAGAGAGATATTTCAAGATCTGGCCCCACTTCTTTGGCATTCTTTTGGAACAGTTGCTGCACTTCTTCAG GAAATTGTGTCAATCTACTCTGCACTTTCACCCCCAACATTGTCACCAGGTGCATCGAACCGAGTCTGCAATGCACTTGCACTTCTTCAG CTCATATTCCCCTGTACCTGTACCCATTCTTGAATACTACCAGCAAGACAAGACCTTTTGAATACCTGCGACTCACCAGCCTGGGTGTCATCGGTGCACTTGTTAAG GTTGATGATACTGAAGTTATCAGTTTTCTGCTGCAAACTGAAATAATTCCTCTGTGTTTGCGTACCATGGAAATGGGAAGTGAGCTGTCAAAAACT GTGGCCACCTTCATTGTTCAGAAGATTCTCCTCGATGATGTTGGATTGCGCTACATTTGTGCCACTGCTGAGCGTTTCTTTGCTGTAGGCAGTGTTTTAGCAAACATGGTGGTTTCACTTGCTGAGCAGCCTTCCACAAGGTTGCTGAAGCACATTATCCGATGTTACCTTAGGCTGTCAGACAATTCCAG GGCATGTGCTGCACTACAAACTTGCCTCCCTGACATGCTGAAGGATGGCACGTTCAATAACTGTCTTAGG GATGATCCTACAACAAGGCGCTGGCTCCAGCAATTGCTTCTTAATGTGACAGGCGCAGGCATGGGAGCTGCTCCTCAGCCAGGCCTGGATCACATGATGGGGATATAA
- the LOC4336973 gene encoding uncharacterized protein has protein sequence MAFLLPKLTTPSCKSPPSPLKSQLGLPGGGKLQPAQAVAPSHLNLLLLLGASQQEAAAVPTPKSRSKNGGGRSGGGGGEDPRRSDYYLNLGTAVRTLRDDLPAVFVREPNYDIYREDITFVDPLNTFHGIDNYKTIFWALRFHGRLLFREIGLDISRIWQLTENSIVVRWELWGTPRVPWESYGCFSGTSRYKVDRNGKIYEHKVDNLALDFPRPAAKVGSIADIVVASCPPSPNLTFWDMVGSTGDGCSWANLYQAVVETVEREGNDPAGIAIEGLLTCS, from the exons ATGGCTTTCCTCCTCCCCAAGCTCACCACGCCGTCCTGCAAGTCGCCGCCGAGCCCGCTCAAGTCGCAGCTCGGCCTTCCCGGCGGCGGGAAGCTCCAGCCGGCGCAGGCCGTGGCACCGAGCCACCTCAacctcctgctcctgctcggcGCCTCGCAgcaggaggccgccgccgtcccgacGCCCAAGAGCCGGAGCAAGAACggtggcggccggagcggcggcggcggcggggaggaccCGCGGAGGTCGGATTATTACCTCAACCTTGGGACGGCGGTGCGCACGCTGCGGGACGACCTGCCGGCGGTGTTCGTCCGGGAACCCAACTACGACATCTACCG TGAAGATATAACATTCGTCGATCCGTTGAACACTTTCCATGGAATCGACAACTACAAGACAATCTTCTGGGCTCTCAGATTCCATGGGCGCCTACTCTTCCGTGAAATCGGGCTTGACATATCACGCATTTGGCAACTGACAGAGAACTCGATAGTTGTCCGGTGGGAGCTGTGGGGAACCCCGCGTGTCCCGTGGGAATCATACGGTTGCTTCAGTGGCACCTCGAGATACAAGGTCGACAGGAACGGGAAGATTTACGAGCACAAAGTCGATAATTTGGCACTGGACTTTCCCCGGCCAGCAGCCAAAGTAGGCAGCATTGCTGACATTGTCGTCGcctcatgcccaccaagcccCAATTTGACGTTCTGGGACATGGTTGGGAGTACTGGTGATGGGTGCTCATGGGCAAATCTCTACCAGGCGGTGGTGGAAACCGTGGAGCGGGAAGGCAATGATCCTGCTGGCATTGCCATTGAAGGTCTGCTTACTTGTTCATAG
- the LOC4336977 gene encoding UDP-N-acetylglucosamine diphosphorylase 2 translates to MKEIVVGSVAAAAAVGRWGAAPPQAMLERMKDYGQEGAFALWDELSPEDRELLVRDIESLDLSRIDRIIRRSLGSQGFTLPTVEPVPESSVSKVEERLPEDKERWWKKGLKAISEGKLAVVLLAGGQGTRLGSSDPKGCFSIGLPSGKSLFQLQAERILCVQKLAAQSSDSPNNTVPIHWYIMTSPFTDDITRKFFESRKYFGLEADQVTFFQQGTLPCVSADGRFIMETPYKVAKAPDGNGGVYAALKSRRLLEDMSSRGVKYVDCYGVDNALVRVADPTFLGYFIDKAVSSAAKVVRKAYPQENVGVFVRRGRGGPLSVVEYSEMDAAMATEINQSTGRLRYCWSNICLHMFTLDFLNQVANSLEKDSTYHLAEKKIPSIHGYAMGLKLEQYIFDAFSYSPSTALFEVLREEEFAPVKNANGASYDTPDSAKLMLLRLHSRWVVAAGGFLTHSVPLYMTGVEVSPLSSYAGENLEAICRGRTFHAPSEISF, encoded by the exons atgAAGGAGATAGTGGTtgggtcggtggcggcggcggcggcggtggggaggtggggagcggcgccgccgcaggcGATGCTGGAGAGGATGAAGGATTACGGGCAGGAGGGCGCGTTCGCGCTCTGGGACGAGCTCTCGCCCGAGGACCGGGAGCTGCTCGTCAGGGACATCGAG agccTGGATCTTTCAAGGATTGATCGGATCATCCGGCGCTCCCTTGGATCACAAG GATTCACTTTGCCCACCGTCGAGCCGGTGCCGGAGTCCAGCGTGTCCAAGGTGGAGGAGAGGTTGCCGGAGGACAAAGAACGGTGGTGGAAGAAGGGGCTGAAGGCCATTTCGGAGGGGAAGCTAGCCGTCGTCCTTTTAGCCGGTGGTCAG GGGACTCGGCTTGGTAGCTCTGATCCTAAAGGATGTTTCA GTATCGGACTTCCGTCTGGAAAGTCGCTTTTCCAACTCCAAGCTGAACGGATTTTGTGTGTTCAAAAGCTTGCTGCTCAATCAAGTGATA GTCCAAATAACACCGTACCTATTCATTGGTATATAATGACCAGCCCCTTCACCGATGACATCACTCGCAAATTCTTCGAAAGCCGTAAATACTTTGGCTTAGAGGCAGACCAA GTGACATTTTTCCAACAAGGCACCCTTCCATGTGTTTCTGCTGATGGCAGATTTATTATGGAGACACCATACAAG GTAGCAAAGGCTCCTGATGGCAATGGTGGAGTTTATGCTG CCCTCAAGTCCAGAAGGTTGCTGGAAGATATGTCTTCACGGGGTGTAAAGTATGTAGATTGCTACGGGGTTGACAATGCACTG GTCCGCGTTGCTGATCCGACGTTCCTAGGTTACTTCATAGACAAAGCTGTATCTTCTGCTGCAAAGGTTGTTAGGAAG GCTTACCCACAAGAGAATGTTGGAGTATTTGTTCGACGAGGACGTGGTGGACCTCTCTCTGTAGTTGAGTATAGTGAAATGGACGCAGCTATGGCTACTGAAATTAATCAGTCAACGGGACGCCTTCGTTATTGTTGGAGCAAT ATTTGCTTGCATATGTTCACTTTGGATTTTTTGAATCAAGTAGCAAACAGCCTTGAGAAGGACAGTAC TTATCATCTTGCTGAGAAGAAGATCCCTTCCATCCATGGGTACGCAATGGGCTTGAAGCTTGAACAGTATATATTCGACGCGTTCAGTTACTCCCCATCCACAGCACTTTTTGAG GTTTTGCGGGAGGAGGAATTTGCGCCTGTAAAGAATGCGAATGGCGCGTCTTATGATACCCCTGATAGCGCAAAGCTGATGCTGCTTCGTCTCCATAGTAGATGGGTAGTTGCTGCTGGTGGCTTCTTGACCCATTCTGTCCCATTGTACATGACAG GTGTGGAAGTTTCTCCACTTAGCTCCTATGCTGGAGAAAACTTGGAAGCCATTTGCCGCGGACGGACATTCCATGCGCCGAGTGAGATTTCCTTCTAG
- the LOC4336974 gene encoding uncharacterized protein isoform X2 — protein sequence MANLQPSLSIPPSFAGASPPSPSPIGGGGVGGGVGQPAKDMKMASAEQLVLDLCDPELRENALLELSKKREIFQDLAPLLWHSFGTVAALLQEIVSIYSALSPPTLSPGASNRVCNALALLQCVASHPETRILFLTAHIPLYLYPFLNTTSKTRPFEYLRLTSLGVIGALVKVDDTEVISFLLQTEIIPLCLRTMEMGSELSKTVATFIVQKILLDDVGLRYICATAERFFAVGSVLANMVVSLAEQPSTRLLKHIIRCYLRLSDNSRACAALQTCLPDMLKDGTFNNCLRDDPTTRRWLQQLLLNVTGAGMGAAPQPGLDHMMGI from the exons ATGGCGAATCTGCAGCCCTCGCTTTCCATTCCGCCCTCCTTCGCCGgggcctcgccgccatcgccttctccgatcggcggcggtggcgtgggcgGCGGGGTGGGGCAGCCAGCCAAGGATATGAAGATGGCGTCGGCGGAGCAGCTGGTGCTCGACCTCTGCGACCCCGAGCTTCGCGAGAACGCCCTCCTCGAGCTCTCGAAG AAAAGAGAGATATTTCAAGATCTGGCCCCACTTCTTTGGCATTCTTTTGGAACAGTTGCTGCACTTCTTCAG GAAATTGTGTCAATCTACTCTGCACTTTCACCCCCAACATTGTCACCAGGTGCATCGAACCGAGTCTGCAATGCACTTGCACTTCTTCAG TGTGTTGCATCTCACCCTGAGACCAGGATCCTTTTCTTAACTG CTCATATTCCCCTGTACCTGTACCCATTCTTGAATACTACCAGCAAGACAAGACCTTTTGAATACCTGCGACTCACCAGCCTGGGTGTCATCGGTGCACTTGTTAAG GTTGATGATACTGAAGTTATCAGTTTTCTGCTGCAAACTGAAATAATTCCTCTGTGTTTGCGTACCATGGAAATGGGAAGTGAGCTGTCAAAAACT GTGGCCACCTTCATTGTTCAGAAGATTCTCCTCGATGATGTTGGATTGCGCTACATTTGTGCCACTGCTGAGCGTTTCTTTGCTGTAGGCAGTGTTTTAGCAAACATGGTGGTTTCACTTGCTGAGCAGCCTTCCACAAGGTTGCTGAAGCACATTATCCGATGTTACCTTAGGCTGTCAGACAATTCCAG GGCATGTGCTGCACTACAAACTTGCCTCCCTGACATGCTGAAGGATGGCACGTTCAATAACTGTCTTAGG GATGATCCTACAACAAGGCGCTGGCTCCAGCAATTGCTTCTTAATGTGACAGGCGCAGGCATGGGAGCTGCTCCTCAGCCAGGCCTGGATCACATGATGGGGATATAA
- the LOC4336975 gene encoding small ribosomal subunit protein uS17 has product MAEQTEKAFLKQPKVFLSSKKSGKGKKPGKGGNRFWKSIGLGFKTPREAIEGTYIDKKCPFTGTVSIRGRIIAGTCHSAKMNRTIIVRRNYLHFVKKYQRYEKRHSNIPAHVSPCFRVKEGDHVIIGQCRPLSKTVRFNVLKVIPAGSTGGSGGKKAFTAA; this is encoded by the exons ATGGCTGAGCAG ACTGAGAAGGCTTTCCTGAAGCAGCCAAAGGTTTTCCTCAG CTCAAAGAAGTCTGGCAAGGGTAAGAAGCCAGGCAAGGGTGGCAACCGCTTCTGGAAGAGCATTGGCCTTGGCTTCAAGACCCCCAGGGAAGCAATTGAAG GGACATACATTGACAAGAAGTGCCCATTCACTGGAACTGTTTCTATCAGAGGCAGAATCATTGCTGGAACATGCCACAGTGCCAAGATGAACAGAACTATCATTGTTCGCAGGAACTACCTCCATTTTGTCAAGAAATATCAGAG GTATGAGAAGAGGCATTCCAACATTCCGGCTCACGTCTCCCCATGCTTCCGTGTCAAGGAAGGTGACCATGTCATCATTGGCCAGTGCAG GCCGCTGTCGAAAACTGTGAGGTTCAACGTCCTGAAGGTCATCCCAGCTGGAtccaccggcggcagcggcggcaagaAGGCCTTCACCGCAGCATGA
- the LOC4336971 gene encoding zinc transporter 3 precursor has product MGAKKHTLQVLPWLLLFAQHTAASACDCANTTDGADRQGAMKLKLIAIASILAAGAAGVLVPVIGRSMAALRPDGDIFFAVKAFAAGVILATGMVHILPAAFDALTSPCLKRGGGDRNPFPFAGLVSMSAAVSTMVVDSLAAGYYHRSQFRKARPVDNINVHKHAGDERAEHAQHINAHTHGGHTHSHGDIVVCGSPEEGSVAESIRHKVVSQVLELGILVHSVIIGVSLGASVRPSTIRPLVGALSFHQFFEGVGLGGCIVQANFKVRATVIMAIFFSLTAPVGIVLGIAISSSYNVHSSTAFVVEGVFNSASAGILIYMSLVDLLATDFNNPKLQINTKLQLMAYLALFLGAGLMSMLAIWA; this is encoded by the exons ATGGGAGCCAAGAAGCATACCTTGCAAGTGCTTCCATGGCTACTGCTCTTTGCGCAGCACACTGCAGCCAGTGCCTGCGACTGTGCTAACACCACAGACGGGGCAGACAGACAGGGTGCAATGAAGCTAAAGCTCATTGCCATTGCATCCATCCTTGCAGCTGGGGCGGCTGGTGTCTTGGTGCCAGTGATTGGCCGCTCCATGGCTGCGCTGCGCCCTGATGGTGACATCTTCTTTGCTGTCAAGGCATTTGCAGCCGGCGTCATCCTTGCCACTGGCATGGTGCACATTCTTCCAGCGGCGTTTGATGCGCTCACATCTCCATGCCTCAAAAGGGGTGGTGGGGATAGGAATCCCTTCCCCTTTGCGGGCCTTGTTTCAATGTCTGCTGCAGTGTCCACAATGGTGGTGGACTCATTGGCTGCTGGATACTATCACCGGTCTCAATTCAGGAAGGCACGCCCAGTTGACAACATCAACGTACACAAGCATGCTGGAGACGAGAGGGCTGAACATGCACAACACATAAATGCGCACACACATGGAGGACATACACATTCACATGGTGATATAGTGGTCTGTGGCTCACCAGAGGAGGGTTCAGTAGCTGAATCAATTCGACATAAGGTAGTATCTCAG GTTCTTGAGCTGGGAATCTTGGTGCATTCAGTTATCATTGGAGTATCCTTAGGTGCATCTGTGAGGCCATCTACTATCAGGCCACTAGTTGGTGCCCTCAGCTTCCACCAGTTCTTTGAAGGTGTAGGTTTGGGTGGTTGCATTGTTCAG GCTAATTTTAAGGTAAGGGCAACCGTCATTATGGCAATATTTTTCTCCCTGACTGCACCTGTGGGCATCGTGCTAGGAATTGCAATTTCATCGAGCTACAATGTGCATAGCTCAACTGCCTTCGTCGTTGAAGGAGTCTTCAACTCAGCCTCAGCAGGAATTTTGATCTACATGTCCCTAGTTGACCTTCTAGCAACAGATTTCAATAACCCGAAGCTACAGATTAATACAAAGCTTCAGCTCATGGCATACCTTGCACTTTTCCTAGGTGCTGGACTGATGTCAATGCTTGCCATATGGGCATAG